One Trichoderma asperellum chromosome 5, complete sequence genomic region harbors:
- a CDS encoding uncharacterized protein (BUSCO:EOG092D3B18): MVASASSFASVPQPNGVPMSPPEPIASPPGYKFPLQNLKRRLTRPDKVPLVLVACGSFSPVTTLHLRMFELAEKYVRQSDPGFEIVGNYMSPCSDAYQKASLAPAHHRIQMCSLAVDTDSTATITIDPWETERLDESGKPLYSPTVDVLRHFDHEINNVLGGIETQGGIFVRAQVMLLIGADLAVTMADPRIWDPADIDVLLGYYGAFVVERPSQCRTQDAIEPLKKYKKIWVVPTITNEVSSTRVRAQIQNGERVDDIPDSVHKYIKLHHLYQKQPTSNGTPIEIPNGNSN, from the exons ATGGTGGCCTCGGCGTCGAGCTTTGCGTCTGTCCCGCAGCCGAACGGCGTCCCGATGTCTCCTCCCGAGCCGATCGCATCACCGCCCGGATACAAATTCCCACTTCAAAACCTGAAGCGTCGCTTGACACGGCCTGACAAGGTGCCGCTGGTGCTCGTCGCCTGCGGAAGCTTCTCGCCCGTAACGACTCTTC ATTTGCGAATGTTTGAATTGGCAGAGAAATACGTAAGACAGAGTGACCCCGGCTTCGAAATCGTTGGTAATTACATGTCGCCCTGCTCGGATGCGTACCAGAAGGCATCTTTAGCACCGGCCCACCACCGAATTCAAA TGTGTAGCCTGGCCGTCGATACAGACTCAACGGCCACCATCACAATAGACCCTTGGGAGACTGAACGCCTCGATGAATCAGGCAAACCTCTCTATAGCCCGACGGTGGATGTTCTCCGCCACTTCGACCACGAAATAAACAATGTGCTCGGTGGCATTGAGACTCAAGGCGGCATTTTTGTGAGAGCGCAGGTCATGCTGCTTATTGGGGCTGATCTCGCTGTTACAATGGCAGACCCTAGAATATGGGACCCCGCTGACATTGATGTGCTGCTGGGGTACTACGGAGCATTTGTTGTCGAAAG GCCCTCGCAATGCAGAACCCAGGATGCGATAGAGCCTCTCAAgaagtataaaaagatatgGGTAGTTCCAACAATTACCAACGAAGTATCT TCAACACGAGTCCGTGCTCAAATACAAAACGGAGAAAGAGTAGATGATATACCTGATTCAGTCCACAAGTACATCAAGCTACACCATCTATACCAAAAGCAGCCCACATCCAATGGCACGCCTATCGAGATACCCAACGGAAACTCAAATTAA